GCTTCACAGGTACAACGCTAAGAGTGTTGCacaaaacaaagatttttgtGTGTTGCTTTTGCATTTTGTAGTATACACTATAgttcaaagtttggggtccgtaatatataattatgtttttgaaagtcttttatgctcactaaggctgtatttatttataatataaataaatgtatatatatatatatatatatatatatatatatatatatatatagtaaaagcagtaatactaTGAAATGGTATTACTATTTAAacagctgtttatatatatatatatatatatatatatatatatatatatatatatatatatatatatagttatatatatatagttatatatatatatatagttatatatagttatatatagttatatagttatatatatatatatatatatatatatatatatatatatatatagttatatatagttatatagttttatatatatatatatagttatatatatatatagttatatatatatatagttatatatatatataactatatatatatatatagttatatatagttatatagttatatatatatatatatatatatatatatatatatatatagagttatatatatatatagttatatatacatatatataactatatatatatatatatatatatatatatatatatatatatatatatatatatatatatatatatatatatatatatatatatatatatatatttattattattattttttttctataaagaaAAACCTGGAATTTCCAGCAGCCAATTTTAATATCCTCCAGAAATCCTTctaatgctgatttgttgctcaagaaacaatcTTCTTCTTAGTCACTTCTTCTTAGTCTTTGTAGTCACTTAGTACTGTCTTGGTTTGAATTTGCATGGATGAGGAACAGATTGTCGTTCTTATTGTTGCCTTTTACAGAATGATTTGCCAACTTGCATTTAATTCTATTGATCCACCAAAGGACggcaatgaaattaaatgaaaatctgtTATTTAATATGGCCGTGCTCTGCCAGCTTAATATAAGGTTTTAACACTCCTGTGTTCACAGCTACCAAGGCAGGTTCCTCTTCCTCCAGTCCTGGACCATCTCCAGCCAAACCCACTCAGGGTAGCGCTTTATCAGCTCAGCTGTGTGACCCCAACCATAAAGACTGCTTACTGCGGGAGTTCCGCAAACTTTGTGCCTTAGTCGCAGAGAAGTCTGGCTATAACGCCAAGACAGAGATCATCAGAGACTTCTTAATAAGAGGCTCTGGTGGAGGTAAGCATGGAAAATATAGgccaacattaacaccaatagtgATTTCAAAAGGCATCTATTTTTTTTCCTACTCATCTCCCTCTCACATCTTCACAGACAAATTCCGTGGAGATTTGTACCTGACAGTGAAGCTTCTCCTCCCAGGAGTAGTTAAGAATGTCTACAACCTCAATGACAAACAGATTGCCAAGCTTTTCAGCCGCATATTAAATTGCAGTCAGGATGAGATGGTGCAAGACTTGGAACAGGTTTGTTGTGACATTGaactcatttctttttttcaaaatatgcaaGTTCTTTTGAGAAATATTTAACCTTTTTCTTCATTGATCTTTATCGGCTTCATAAAGGGAGATGTTTCAGAGACGGTGAGGGTATTTTTCGAGCAGAGCAAGTTTTTCCCTCCATCAGCCAAGAGTCTTCTGACTATCCAAGAGGTGGATGCTTCGCTGAGCCGTCTATCCCAACTCACAAAGGAGGATGATCAGCAGGCAGAGCTGCAGGACATTGCTAAAAAGTAagttaaaaatcatatttaaacttagggctgtcacgataacaaattttgctggaaGATAAATTGTCCAAAAAAATTATCGcgataaacgataatattgtcattctaagaccagtttcaactaatataatgataatggcataataacgcaggtacgccttttcaaagatcaataacttttattttattttatggtagaTTCAGAGCAaaaaataccaacatgttgacttcGTGTGGTTTAAAATTAgttaattttgtatgttatattatgtttaaacGCCAGtaagggatgctcatattgaccgtttaaccgttaaccgaaagtaaacattttgaccgatgagggggccattcacatatcgcgtaattttttttgtgctcaagttccttatttcaaatgcggtatgcacgctcataatggaagtgagACGGTGCGATGCGCTCGTTTTTTTCCAGGCACATCCACCCCACATCTAGTAAAAAACAatagcttttcagaatgatgcaaGCGCACCAGGTCGTGTGAAAGGAACCAACTCAATCAGCTTCCTTCGGGGGTGAAACACTGCAgagttttttacttttcttcgaAAATTAATCTTGTAGCAGAGTTACAGGaggcttagcaacgacagacgcctcaggagcgcaactgcccgagcgctttggaaagaaggagaaaacaaCGCGTGTTGCGttgacacacacatccacacgcctacagacatatttagctgagcaagccaaatgaagcgagcgaaaagTAGGCCCATTTTGAGAGAAAACGAAGTTACTTGCAAAATTGCTACGcgatattaaaataaagcagtagtgcaagtacaatgctgtatcACTTGAGACGAGAACATCCACAAGCTAATGAAAGGCACTACCCAAAGCTGGTCACTTTAGCGAGACGTTATCTCTTTATTTCCGGGACATCTGTGCCATCGGAGAAAAAATTGtcgagttatttattttttaattgtgcaattaattgatttaacgactatcgcgacaggcctatttacactttgatttgataaaattcatattaaaaaaaaaatgttttccatttgtttgaattttaaaaaGAGCTTAACTTGTGTTTCTTGATTTCCAGGTGCACCGGAAATGATTTGAAGTGTTACATTCGTTTGGTCAAACATGATCTGAAAATCAACTCGGGGGCTAAACATGTGTAAGTGATGCTAGCAAATGGTACTTAAAGGCATTGTTTATTCTGTCTTACTCAGTGGGACGTTTCTTTTATCAGTTTGGATGCTGTGGACCCCAACGCTTATGATGCCTTCAAAGCCTCCCGTAACCTTGGTGATGTAATTGACCGGGTGCTAAGGAACCAACAGGACGCATCTAATGGGACAGGGCCCAGAAAGATCCTCAGCGTGGAGGCGTCTCTGATGACCCCCGTACAGCCAATGCTGGTCTGAATCCCTGTTGCTCttaaaatggatagttcacccaaaaattaaacttCTGTCATCTATTCatccttgtgttgttccaaacctgcatgaattACTTTCTCCTGAACataaaagaggatattttgaaaTTTTGGGGTATTTTATCAATTGCttgtttgaattagttttttaattttgtagGCAGAAGCATGTAAGTCCATTGAGTATGCCATGAAGAAGTGTCCTAATGGGATGTATTCTGAGATCAAGTATGATGGTGAGCGTGTGCAGGTCCATAAGAACGGCAATCACTTCAGTTACTTCAGTCGAAGTCTCAAACCAGTACTCCCACACAAGGTCAGGACCTCCCGTTGTTTAGCTCTTCAAATCAAATGCCATGAGATATGTTTATATGCATGTTTAAAACCATTCAAATCTTTGTTAAAGAGTTTGATTTTCTCCCACAGGTGGCCCATTTTAAAGATTTCATACCGCAGGCGTTTCCCGGTGGCCATAGCATGATCCTTGATGCTGAAGTTCTTCTTATTGATACAAAGACTAGCAAACCACTGCCTTTTGGGACTCTTGGAGTACACAAGGTACACCAGAAAACAATATGTTTTGGATGTTCTGTAACagattagttatatatatatctaaactGGCATTATTTACTCATTCTCGTGTAATTTCAAACTTGACTTTCATTCATATGTGAATGgatgctgttttaaaaaaaagtcacaaatgaATCCATGTAGACTAAAATGAAGTAGAAcattaatattgtcaaatatttttgtaatttaagtaactggtgtctgttttaatgttttaaaatgtaatttattcctgtgatgataaagctgaatATCAGCGTCGTTGcttcattcttcagtgtcacatgatctttcagaaatcataatatttatACTACTCGTAATGctacttattaaaatatttatatacaaatgtatttattaagattcagattttcattttatattgacacttttgttcaagtttattttttgctgaatagaaaaacagtatatatttgaaataaatcttttGCAAAATTACAAGTGTCTTTACtgatacttttgattaatttaatgtatgcttgctgaaaaaaataaaaaaataaaaaataaatatttatttattattattattattattttttttttttttttttttagaaagcagCTTTCCAGGATGCCCAAGTGGGTCTGTTCGTGTtcgactgcatttattttaatggtatCAGTCTCATGGACAAGTGAGTCAACCTAAATTAATgcctttttttcttcaatattctGAATGTTATTGCAGGTTTTAGAgaacaacatttatattaaagGTTGGgtgatatttttaatataagaCTTGATGATGATGATCTGGTGGTGTTTTCCAGGCCTCTCTGTGAGAGAAGAAAGTTTCTCCATGACAATATGGTGGAAGTTCCTAACAGGATTCTTATCTCAGAAATGAAGCATGTCACGGTCAGTTCTGcagtgcttttgtttttctttctctaccCATGATGCATATATTCTCAGTGTTCAAGGAAGCACAGAAATGTGTAGGCAGGTCAAGTTAATTAAAGGTTGGTGTTATGATAAGACTTCAGGGTGGATGGTTTTTATAAAGCCAATGCCATTGTGTCCCAACAGAGAGCTGCTGACCTGGCAGAAATGATCACACGTGTCATCAGGGAAGGACTGGAGGGGTTGGTTCTGAAGGATATCAAGGTATGTTGGCTATGTTCTCAATGTAATACTAGCATTCTGCCTACTGAAGTACTTGAAATGGTATGCTGTAAGATTCACAGGCCTTCATACATACAAGACAAATGCTGAGTTTGAACTGCTGCTGTTATATAAAACTGTAACTTGGTGGCATTCATGAAACGAGTATTTTGCTCAGTGTCATTGATTAGCAAAGAAAGAATCTGAAACTGTCTCTCTCGTCTCTTTTTACGCATTGGTCTGAACGGACAAATCACATGTGAAAACTAGACCAAATATTTGTGCTGTGAACAGTCCTTTTATACATCAAGTGGCATCCAATTACTGTTTAGGAAATAAAGATGTTGCAGTTGTAACCTGGTTTGTGTGGCGAGTCAAAATTCTAAGCAGTATGGTCAGATGGATGCTTAAATCATGGTTGCGTGcggagaaaaacataataaagctaggCCATATATAGCAAATGAATAGGCCTGTacgataaatatatattttacctgaataataaatacataataaatacattaaaaaatacgaaaatgaatgaaaaacgagtttcggttcatttttgtgctgCGTGAAAGGAAACAGATGGCAGAAAGCGGCATCCTATTTTTCTTTTGGCTTATATTACGGACaaagatttagtttttattgtgaatgtacacaaagGCAACCCTCTTACAATTCTTCTTATCTTTAAGACTAAAAGAAGTTGCTTCCACTgttagaatgaaaataaaatcaaatgatttCACCAGCGCCGCATGCGCACAAAAAGTTAAGCTTTGCTACCTTGAAAATGCAGCCTGTCTATTAGAATAATAAAGTACAGTCagtcaaatatgaaaaaaaaacactggtccgttaaatatgtaataaaatctgtGCTGATAAGTGTCATCACCGTACCACCATggtgttatgcaaaacattttgttttacgtgAATCTTGGAATGCTAGTGAAGTaggctataataaatattaatttgacattCAAATACATACTGTAAATTAATTAGTAGTTTAATAAGCTCATGTTTGAATTTAACAGCTGCCAAAAATCCAAGAATTCTGACAGCTTATTGGCTCCAGATGAAAAAGTGTAGTACTTCTGTGTCTGTTAGGTCTCTTCATGGCTTAATTACTCTTGCAGGGATATTATGAACCAGGCAAACGGCACTGGTTGAAGGTGAAGAAGGACTATCTGAATGAAGGAGCAATGGCAGACACTGCTGACCTTGTGGTGCTTGGAGCTTTCTATGGGAAAGGCTCAAATGGTCAGTATCTCAGTCCAATCCGAATGGttttaaataataactaaatttCAGAGCCATAacagttttgaaatatttgtttttctgtatgcCAGGTGGAATTATGTCCAGTTTCCTCATGGGATGCTATGACCCAGAATCCAAGAAGTGGTGCACTGTGACCAAGTGTTCAGGAGGCTATGACGACGCCACATTAGCCAGATTACAGAAGGAGTTGGACGTAATTAAAATTGGCAAGGTAAATCTTATGATTTAATCAGTAGCACCTCCATTGCCATATGAGATTTATAAAAGCTACATGATAGTTTACTATCCATCTCGCTATCACAGGATCCAAGCAAGATCCCAGGATGGTTGAAGATCGTCAAGAACTATTACCCAGATTTCGTTATCCGAGATCCAGAAGTAAGACTCTTCCTAATATGACCGAAGGGATGTTGGATGTTATGTGCTTGTAATGTGAAATGAGCTTGCTGAGACTCTGTTAAAAGCCTGGTTACAGTTGAGTGTGCGATGGCAATGAAGGAACTTTATTGGCTTATCTCTTTAACTCAGATGAATGTGTTTAATAGACTGTACAAAACTCAAATGTTTAAGATGTTTGTACTGAATTGAAACTCTAGTGGCTTGTGTTGTGTGTTGAACTATAAGGAGTAATATATCCCATTTGTCAATGCTTGCAGAAAGCACCAGTTTGGGAAATAACAGGAGCAGAGTTTTCCAAATCAGAAATGCACACTGCAGATGGCATATCCATTCGCTTCCCGCGATGCACTCGAATGCGAGACGACAAGGATTGGAAGACTGCCACTAACCTTCAGCAGCTCAAGGTACCCTTGAtcgtaaaattatattttgcatatttgtatGCATGTTGCATATGCAACAAGGAATTGTAGGATGTGCCATCAAGAGTTTCAAAGATAATGTTACATGTGTCATTTCAAACCAATCTTTTCGTAGCATGATGAAattgataaattatatttattcatttagcagacgctttaatccaaagcaaaTGAGGACAGTAGAAGCaatccaaaacaacaaaaagagcaatgatatataagtgatataacaagtctcagttaggttaacacagtacacgtagcatgggcttttaaataatataataaataaaagaaacagaattaaaaaaagaatagagcaagcttgtgttagaggtctttacacacacacacacacacacacacacaattgcataataaatgaaaagaaaatagaatacaaaaagattagaaaggtagttagatgttttttaaacaatagaattagaatattgagtgataaagttagagggtcaaataaagatggaagagatgtgttttaagccgattcttgaagatggctaaagaCTCAGCTacttggattgagttggggaggtcattctaccaggagggaacattaaactttaaaagtctgtaaaagtgactttgtgtttctttaggatggcacaatcaagcgacgttcacttgcagaatgcaagcttctagagggcacataagtcaaATATTACACATAAGATACAAATATTgtatccttttattattattaatttatttgttttgcaggAGCTGTATCGTATTTCAAAGGAGAACTGTGATTTTGAGGTGACAGCTGGTCCGTCCAAAAGTAGCCGAAATGACAAGAGCTCCTCAGGAGGCGAGAGTGGAGGAAGCTCTCCTTCTGCATCTTCCACAGCTATCAAGACCAGTAAGAGTTCACCATGAACAGATCCTGTTTAGTCTATAGTTGTCAGATGTGATGCTTGCACCATGCAAGTACCATTTAAAAAGTTCTAACATTCTGTGATTGTTCCAACTGTTCAGAAAACGGTCATACTCCCAAAGCAAAGGCAGTGAAAACCGAATCATCTTCACCAGCAGTTAAGAGGAAATTACCCACAGAGAAACAAGATGCCAAGAAGGTTTGTTATTTGATGAAcccatatactgtatacaatactgttcaaaagtttacgaTCATTAAGAtttgggtgtttttttgtttttgaaaaaagtctcttatgctcactaaggctatTTGATCAGTAATGCAGTAAAACAGCAGTATTTTGAgagattatattaaaatataagttattttaaattgcagtattttaaaatgtaatttattcctgtaatagcAAAGCTTAATAGTCAGCAGGCATTACTgtagtcttcagtttcacatgatcctccagaagtcattttaatatgattatttgatGCTAAGAgcatgtttttcattattattaatgttgaaaacaattgtgctggtTGCTTACTGATCTGAGCTtaacttactgaccctaaacttttaaacgCCAGCATGTTTTCTTTAAACTCAGGCTTAGTCTGTCATGCCATGTCATAGTTCATTTATCCATTATTAGATCATTTCTCAGCTCAAACCCtgtgatctttttttatttcagataaaaacaGAACCTGTTCACAGCAATGAACAAAGCAAATTGCAGACCATTCAAACAACTGACCCAAAGAATGAAAAGGTTTTGTACttaaaaggaataattcacccaaaaataataatacaaaaagaccatcattaacattatttttttcaaagtatcTTCATtagttttctttataaaaatatgaggtgtgagtaaatgacagaactcTATTTACTTTTAAAGCTAAATCTAAAGGGGGTAATTTTTTCAGTATCATACTTAATCAACACTAATACTCTTGTCATCTTCCTGCAGACACTACTGGACATTTTCACAGGTGTGAAGCTCTACCTCCCAGAGTCCTTGCAGGACTTTGAGAAGCTTCGGCGCTATTTCCTAGCATACGATGGAGATCTGGTGCCTGAGTATGACTCTGTTTCAGCCACACATACACTGGGAGAGCCAGAGGACGACGGTCCAGTCCAGAGGGTCACCTCCAACTGGATCTGGGAATGCATCCGAAAGAGGAGGGTGGTCCCTCCCAGCTGAACGAGGCAGAGAGACTGCTGGAAGGACACTACCACAAACCTCAGGCATTTTGTCCTATAACGGTATTGTTCATTACAGAACATCAAACCTATTTCATCAGACCTGCAGCTACAGCAGTAATGctgctaaattaaaattttttaaaaagtgtcccaaattcatgtttttgtttgctttaccACATTGTTGTATCTCACACACACTAGAAAACTGTCAGTTTAATGGCTATTCAAGTTGGTTTTgcatatttgtaatttgtaaactGTTTTCAATGTCATTGACTGGTGCGTTTCATAAGCATATTCTTGAAGGAGGTCAATAAGTGTAATCATTTTGATGAGTTCATCATGATACAGTGCCATTTATCTGTTTTGAAAAGGATGTTTGTATGCTCTTGGGCACAGGACGAGTGATTAACAATAGAATAGTAACAGCCACAAGGCATGACTGTGCAATGAGTAATCATGTTGAGTAAATTGGGTAAGAGCCCTCTAGCTTAGTAATGGTAGTTGTGTGTCATTTCAACTGTTCCAATCATTCTAATTAAAACAAGCCTTTTATGCACAAAGAAACTGATTTGTGCCTGAATCGAGTCAGTCTAGCATGCAAGAGGGAACCACAGTTCTGTTCTCCAATATGAGTGTTTGGGTAATTGTCTGTATAACATTAGGACTATTTTAagcattggattttttttttctcctcgtCTAATCAGGAAGGTACACTCAGTAATGTTTGGAGTTATACTGACACACAGAGGTGAGATGCAGAATAATgcaaaaatttattttgtttttccattgAAAATGGTTAGTGGGGTTCATTTTTACTGTTGGTActgaggaaaatatatatatatataagttactCATTTCCCagtttaatttagaaaataaaaaggtggCAACATAATGCAAATGTttctaaccaaaaaaaaaaaaaaaaaggcagtactttttcacttaattaaacagaacattaaaaataataataataattatcactTCTGTTTTTCTGACCACAACAGAATTTTTTCGTagaaataatatacatatttacactGATTCTAAATATACCTCTTATATAGACTGTTTAAAATCAAAACGACAGTCATTGGTATTGTCACTGAAAACACCAAGTGGAATTTTGTCAAGGTTTACTTCTTTCCTCTAGTTTCCTCTTGTCTGAAATAGAGGTTCTCCTCTCCTCtcgcaccccaaaccatcactgccTGTGGAAACTTTACAAGCAATGTGGAtggtgtgcctctcctctcttcctccagactctgggaccctgatttccaaaggaaatgctaaatttactttcatcagggcacataactttggaccactcagcagcagtccagtcctttttgtctttagacacTTCTGAccctgtctgttgttcaagagtggcttgacacaaggaatgcaacagctaaaacccatgtcttgcatatgtctgtgtgtagtggttcttgaagcactgactccagctgcagtccactctttgtgaatctcccccacatttttgaatggtttttgtttcacaatcctctccagggtgcagttatccctattgcatgtacactttttttttttcctaacacatcttttccttccctttgcctgtctattaatgtgcttggacacagagctctgtgaacagctaacctcttttgcaatgaccttttgtgtcttgccctcattgtgtaaggtgtcaatggtcatcgtTTGGataactgtcaagtcagcagtcttccctatGATTATGTAGCCTACATaattagactgagagaccatttaaaggcctttgcaggtgtcttatgttaattagctgattaaagTGTATATAGCGGATAGCAATATATATGAACTCTTCCAGGTCTGGAaaatatttccaggttttcccTAACAGGAAATAGAAAGATGCATACCAGTACAGCAATGTTGAAGTCTTTGGCGATCATCTTCATCTCCCCTGCAGCTTGCATCAGCAAGGACATACCTGATGCAAAGCAGCAGCACTGTGACATTTAATTGCATAAGATGCTAATTAGAACAGAACTTTATGATAGAGTATTATGCAATACTGTAAACAAATACCCTCGTTCTGTTTCCCTCCGAGCATGGATGAGAGCACAGCAGAAACTGAATCCACCATCAGGGCTTAGACTGAACCACCTCCAACAGTCGCCTAGGGCACATTCAAGAGTGCTTTAACCAATAACCACTTAAATCAACTGatctttacaaataataatacttaCCTTCTGAAGGCCATTCGATCTCAGAGTTTGAAGACATGCAAGCAAAGAGAAGACCTCAAATACTCTGAacaccttgattttttttttttttgcctccatCTGTATATTGAAAAGGAAAGGACGTAACTTCTGTAGCACAGTATGGTACAATACAATATAGTTTAAAAGAATCAACATTGGCACAAATGCTGTTCATTAGCAATAGCTGAACAAACAATATGATATCACTTGCTTTAGCAAGCACTACTATGAAATGACACTCATCACCTGCTCCTCCATATTAGGGGTCTTGGATTGTAGCATCTGAAGCAGTCAGTTTGCACACATACCCCCTTTTGTGTCAATGTAAAACACAGACTGCTTCAGCTGGTGGCATATATTAATTGCAACACTAAAACACTTACAAAGTGACTGAGAGACACACAGAGTATTATTGAACATGGGTAATGGGTAATgttttcttgctaaataaaagcattaatcaaaaaaaaaaaaaaaaaaatatatatatatatatatatatatatatatattagggccgggactcgattaaaaaaattaatctaattaattagaggctttgtaattaattaatcgaaattaatcgcattttaatcgcatataaatatttgacctgagaacagtgagaagtaattttttttttcacatgaatttatagtataccattaaataatgactgaatacataagcttaagcaacaaaatattgtttatttttgttcaaccaagtctagcaaaccagtgcaatttttgccatgaagtgtagcaatagcatatttagaaacaatttagaaatagtacatttcagaaattcaggaaacttataggtgctggaaccttctgtaaagagttttttaagtaaaacacaatactgtcaattacattgagaacattggaaacactgactattagaaaacatctctctgttgcttcagaggccataacatactaagtccaactctcaataaccttggccaaaacaataaagagttcaacataaactgttgcaccaacaaaataatatacagttcaacataaagtgtaaagtccacgctaacTGCTATATgctttgcgttgaggtgatacttgaggctcgatgtg
The sequence above is drawn from the Carassius auratus strain Wakin chromosome 5, ASM336829v1, whole genome shotgun sequence genome and encodes:
- the LOC113080986 gene encoding DNA ligase 3-like, whose amino-acid sequence is MPSLWLGRAVRTLSRSSLPKLCKETSFRAALNHQSLQCPRTLIFSWRFVSSPSGIFFCVPQIRQFSLSSGSYFHVSWPEWRSERPVMAEQRYCVEYAKRGTAGCKKCKDKIMKELVRIGKIVPNPFSESAGEMKEWYHVKCIFEKLEKARATTKKIDDITELEGWEELQDEDKLLINKHVSDLAAKASATPKKKVQAKLNNSGQLSAPLADPTVNAPRKFSGFTATKAGSSSSSPGPSPAKPTQGSALSAQLCDPNHKDCLLREFRKLCALVAEKSGYNAKTEIIRDFLIRGSGGDKFRGDLYLTVKLLLPGVVKNVYNLNDKQIAKLFSRILNCSQDEMVQDLEQGDVSETVRVFFEQSKFFPPSAKSLLTIQEVDASLSRLSQLTKEDDQQAELQDIAKKCTGNDLKCYIRLVKHDLKINSGAKHVLDAVDPNAYDAFKASRNLGDVIDRVLRNQQDASNGTGPRKILSVEASLMTPVQPMLAEACKSIEYAMKKCPNGMYSEIKYDGERVQVHKNGNHFSYFSRSLKPVLPHKVAHFKDFIPQAFPGGHSMILDAEVLLIDTKTSKPLPFGTLGVHKKAAFQDAQVGLFVFDCIYFNGISLMDKPLCERRKFLHDNMVEVPNRILISEMKHVTRAADLAEMITRVIREGLEGLVLKDIKGYYEPGKRHWLKVKKDYLNEGAMADTADLVVLGAFYGKGSNGGIMSSFLMGCYDPESKKWCTVTKCSGGYDDATLARLQKELDVIKIGKDPSKIPGWLKIVKNYYPDFVIRDPEKAPVWEITGAEFSKSEMHTADGISIRFPRCTRMRDDKDWKTATNLQQLKELYRISKENCDFEVTAGPSKSSRNDKSSSGGESGGSSPSASSTAIKTKNGHTPKAKAVKTESSSPAVKRKLPTEKQDAKKIKTEPVHSNEQSKLQTIQTTDPKNEKTLLDIFTGVKLYLPESLQDFEKLRRYFLAYDGDLVPEYDSVSATHTLGEPEDDGPVQRVTSNWIWECIRKRRVVPPS